The Chloracidobacterium sp. genome includes a window with the following:
- a CDS encoding PAS domain S-box protein, with amino-acid sequence MREILEPIAHQLQHPQDLDRLLAAVGQRVVESLAAVCARLWLIRRGDLCQTCRWAADCPDKRRCLHLKANFGAPVDAAYRRAPLTVLSGEQLARGGIVTWAPPPSTAAMLLDPHAANAQGVVSFIAHPLRVENRVLGLLAVFGARMFTPADFELCAVYAAAASAAIRVAELANRVQRTDAAVRDKSRELDQRARLLTAVLTHSTDRAIVIEDLDGNILAFNEGARRAYGYAPEEVVGRATADKLHPLEDWQSGQTAKIYQQALEQGAYTGELRRRHQDGHIFVERATLTALRDEDGDPAGFITVAPVASEAASEEISAAAAAETVLSALDDLAGVRRLEDFAPETLSQLCRLSGAVGAALLVLDGDTLAVRAVQGADAFAPDLSTRSFSPADAPELFRALEQGQVEPLGAAAAKMLVNPSEGGLVVPMLRQQVRAVAVVVAAPPQTAAPLLRLAKLSAAFLKWQLLSEQFEAREQALSAAEATQNDRYTRLVQDYEQLAQAQQSAVERIAELEVQAQGLHAALQEAAAARQTAEAQAAQLQEKLAALESEYARLTELYRHLESAAEQARQATQEALARCEALSQEQATALRERDLFRARVELLETDLRQTRQRADRSAHQHAETLVRVHELEGELETARQARYAAEQALTELEQQTEASQRQMLERIAQLETLLAEAERAQAAQAAEAEQLAAQLAALREEAAAAQQSRLDAQHHAEALRQDLEATQQMLADAIARSQAAERTATELEERTATLLSEVIASHEEQARLIKDSEAMEMALKAAQTEADRQAQAVSLLESHIDALERSLATSEVARAALMQRMEALLAERADWRKTIDHLEARLAESRRASPSTEQEASPPAMPSSPEEQVARLRASLAQREAENATLRQRLALLQSTYRETVAVLQSRLDDFTKLNAISGAHRKLEDVLFGAPAPAALSHTPAVVVACDDERLCSTLTTCCQEAGYQTSAASDGDATLAALMLDPPYAIILAGTPTHIGDTYRRVRRNPDWRALPIVVIAPESFTGVAASPATAILAQRAVSPAALKQALQTWSPA; translated from the coding sequence ATGCGCGAGATTCTCGAACCGATCGCCCACCAACTCCAACATCCACAGGACCTTGACCGGCTGCTTGCGGCGGTGGGGCAGCGGGTGGTGGAAAGCCTTGCGGCGGTGTGCGCCCGGCTATGGCTTATCCGGCGCGGCGACTTATGCCAAACGTGTCGTTGGGCCGCTGATTGTCCCGACAAGCGGCGCTGTCTGCATCTCAAGGCAAACTTTGGCGCCCCGGTGGACGCTGCTTACCGCCGGGCGCCGCTGACCGTGCTTTCTGGTGAACAACTGGCGCGCGGCGGCATTGTGACTTGGGCGCCACCGCCCTCGACAGCGGCCATGCTGCTTGACCCACACGCTGCCAACGCGCAAGGCGTAGTTTCCTTCATCGCCCATCCATTGCGGGTTGAAAACCGTGTCTTGGGGCTGCTGGCCGTCTTTGGCGCACGGATGTTCACACCGGCGGATTTTGAACTGTGCGCCGTCTATGCCGCCGCCGCCTCAGCAGCAATTCGCGTCGCCGAACTGGCCAATCGCGTCCAACGCACCGACGCCGCCGTTCGCGACAAGTCGCGGGAGTTAGACCAACGAGCGCGCCTGCTGACAGCCGTCCTGACGCATTCCACGGACCGCGCCATAGTCATCGAGGACCTAGACGGCAACATCTTAGCCTTCAACGAAGGCGCACGCCGCGCCTATGGCTATGCTCCTGAAGAGGTTGTCGGGCGGGCGACGGCCGATAAGCTGCACCCGCTAGAAGATTGGCAGAGTGGACAGACTGCAAAAATCTACCAGCAGGCCTTGGAACAGGGCGCTTACACTGGTGAACTTCGCCGCCGACATCAGGACGGTCACATCTTTGTCGAACGCGCCACATTGACCGCCCTCCGCGATGAGGACGGCGATCCTGCTGGCTTCATTACCGTCGCCCCGGTGGCTTCTGAGGCGGCCTCGGAGGAGATTTCGGCGGCCGCGGCGGCGGAAACCGTGCTGTCGGCGCTTGATGACTTGGCCGGTGTACGGCGTTTAGAAGATTTTGCTCCGGAAACGCTGTCTCAACTCTGTCGGCTCAGCGGAGCTGTCGGCGCGGCGCTGCTAGTGTTAGACGGTGACACCCTTGCCGTCCGCGCCGTCCAAGGCGCAGACGCTTTTGCCCCCGATCTGTCCACCCGGTCATTTTCCCCCGCCGATGCGCCGGAGCTGTTTCGCGCTCTGGAGCAAGGGCAGGTTGAGCCGCTGGGCGCGGCGGCGGCGAAGATGCTTGTCAATCCATCAGAGGGCGGGTTAGTCGTCCCGATGTTGCGGCAACAGGTGCGCGCCGTGGCGGTGGTCGTCGCCGCGCCGCCTCAGACGGCCGCACCGCTACTCCGCCTAGCCAAGCTGTCTGCCGCGTTCCTCAAATGGCAACTGCTTTCCGAGCAGTTTGAGGCGCGTGAACAGGCGTTGTCGGCGGCTGAAGCGACGCAAAACGACCGCTACACCCGGCTTGTGCAGGACTACGAGCAACTGGCGCAGGCGCAGCAGTCCGCTGTCGAGCGAATCGCCGAACTGGAGGTGCAAGCGCAGGGCTTACATGCTGCTTTGCAGGAAGCCGCCGCCGCGCGTCAGACGGCTGAGGCGCAGGCGGCGCAACTTCAGGAAAAGTTAGCGGCGCTTGAATCGGAGTATGCGCGCTTGACGGAGCTTTACCGACACTTGGAAAGCGCCGCCGAACAAGCGCGTCAAGCGACGCAGGAAGCATTGGCGCGCTGTGAAGCGCTGAGTCAGGAGCAGGCGACAGCGCTGCGGGAGCGCGATCTCTTCAGAGCACGGGTGGAGCTGCTAGAAACGGACCTACGCCAAACCCGTCAACGAGCCGACCGTTCCGCGCACCAGCATGCCGAAACACTGGTGCGTGTCCACGAACTTGAGGGTGAGTTGGAAACTGCTAGGCAAGCGCGCTACGCGGCTGAACAGGCGCTCACCGAGCTAGAGCAGCAGACTGAAGCGTCGCAACGCCAAATGCTGGAACGCATCGCCCAGTTGGAAACGTTGCTTGCGGAAGCGGAACGGGCGCAGGCTGCACAAGCGGCTGAGGCAGAGCAACTGGCGGCGCAATTGGCAGCGTTGAGGGAAGAGGCGGCAGCTGCGCAGCAGTCCCGGCTTGACGCCCAACATCACGCTGAAGCCTTGCGTCAAGACCTTGAAGCCACCCAGCAAATGCTGGCTGATGCCATCGCCCGCAGCCAAGCTGCAGAACGTACTGCAACAGAACTTGAAGAACGCACTGCGACGTTGCTTTCGGAAGTCATCGCCTCACATGAGGAACAGGCGCGCCTCATCAAAGACTCCGAAGCCATGGAGATGGCGCTCAAAGCCGCCCAAACGGAAGCCGACCGGCAGGCGCAGGCCGTAAGTTTGCTTGAATCCCACATTGACGCGCTGGAACGCTCGCTGGCGACAAGCGAGGTCGCCCGCGCTGCCTTGATGCAGCGCATGGAGGCTTTGCTGGCGGAACGGGCCGATTGGCGTAAGACGATTGACCACCTAGAGGCCCGGCTAGCTGAAAGTCGGCGGGCGTCGCCGTCCACGGAACAAGAGGCCTCTCCCCCGGCAATGCCAAGCTCTCCAGAGGAACAAGTCGCGCGGTTGCGGGCGTCGCTGGCGCAACGCGAAGCCGAAAATGCGACACTCCGCCAACGCTTAGCCCTGCTTCAGAGCACATACCGGGAGACGGTCGCCGTCCTCCAGTCGCGCCTTGACGACTTCACAAAACTGAACGCCATCTCCGGGGCGCATCGGAAGCTGGAAGACGTGCTTTTTGGCGCACCCGCACCGGCGGCGCTCAGCCATACCCCGGCGGTGGTCGTGGCCTGCGATGATGAACGCTTGTGTTCCACGCTGACCACTTGCTGTCAGGAGGCCGGCTACCAAACCAGTGCGGCGTCGGACGGTGACGCGACGCTGGCGGCGCTGATGCTTGACCCACCCTACGCCATCATTTTGGCCGGCACGCCGACCCATATCGGCGACACTTACCGGCGGGTGCGCCGCAATCCCGACTGGCGCGCGCTGCCGATTGTGGTTATTGCGCCGGAGTCCTTCACCGGCGTTGCGGCGTCGCCGGCGACCGCCATTCTCGCGCAGCGCGCCGTTTCACCGGCCGCTCTAAAGCAGGCGTTGCAGACTTGGTCGCCGGCGTGA
- a CDS encoding HIT domain-containing protein, protein MDVLWSPWRYRYIAGLERQDGESSTACPFCRISTETRDEENFVLYRGRYNFVILNIHPYINGHTMIVPYAHVGKLTGLAPEVGYEMFDLTRRLTEIFTQEYRAMGCNIGMNLGQAAGAGIADHLHMHVMPRWFGDVNFMTTIGETRVLPEELPTTYARLRPYFERLARSEPSPA, encoded by the coding sequence ATGGACGTGCTGTGGAGTCCGTGGCGTTACCGTTACATCGCCGGGCTGGAGCGTCAAGATGGTGAATCATCCACCGCCTGTCCATTTTGTCGCATCTCTACGGAAACGCGCGACGAAGAAAACTTTGTTCTTTACCGCGGGCGGTATAACTTCGTCATCCTCAACATCCACCCCTACATCAATGGTCATACGATGATTGTCCCCTACGCCCACGTCGGGAAACTGACAGGGCTCGCCCCTGAGGTGGGCTACGAGATGTTTGACCTGACCCGGCGGCTGACGGAAATCTTCACACAAGAGTACCGTGCCATGGGGTGCAACATCGGGATGAACCTTGGACAGGCGGCCGGCGCCGGCATTGCGGATCACCTCCACATGCACGTCATGCCGCGCTGGTTTGGCGACGTCAACTTCATGACCACAATTGGGGAAACACGGGTGCTTCCGGAAGAACTACCGACCACGTATGCGCGATTACGCCCCTACTTTGAGCGGCTGGCGCGTAGTGAGCCGTCGCCGGCCTGA
- a CDS encoding integration host factor subunit beta, with translation MTKAELVEEVARAADLTKKDAEVVVDEVFAAIIESLNRGEKIELRGFGSFRIRQRNSRRGRNPKTGDAVDIPAKAVPYFKPGKELRELINQAPLPSEA, from the coding sequence ATGACGAAGGCCGAACTGGTGGAAGAGGTGGCGCGCGCCGCCGACTTGACGAAGAAGGACGCCGAAGTTGTTGTTGACGAAGTTTTCGCGGCGATTATTGAGTCCCTGAATCGCGGTGAAAAAATCGAACTGCGCGGCTTTGGCTCGTTTCGCATTCGACAACGGAACTCACGGCGCGGGCGCAATCCCAAAACTGGAGACGCGGTTGACATCCCTGCCAAAGCCGTCCCTTACTTCAAGCCGGGTAAAGAGCTGCGTGAGTTGATCAATCAGGCACCACTTCCTTCGGAGGCCTGA
- a CDS encoding ATP-binding cassette domain-containing protein, giving the protein MTPANRPLLQVERLAKHFPVSGGLVKAVDDVSFVLQPGETFGLVGESGCGKTTVGRAVLRLIEPSSGSVVFQGHDLLRLTTLELRRMRRDMQIIFQDPYASLNPRMRVGDAIAEPLIIHGVGNPQSRRERVAELLRLVGLDPDYANRYPHEFSGGQRQRIGIARALALEPKFIVADEPVSALDVSVQAQVINLLADLREQFGLTYLFISHGLAVVEHFCTQVGVMYLGKLVEIAPSRRLFAQPRHPYTQALLESIPIPDPTRRKVRAPLAGDIPSPLSPPSGCRFHPRCPIAVEECRHAVPPLRDLGDGHQVACWLAA; this is encoded by the coding sequence GTGACGCCCGCCAACCGGCCATTGCTTCAGGTGGAGCGGCTTGCCAAGCACTTTCCGGTCTCCGGCGGCTTGGTCAAAGCCGTTGACGACGTCAGCTTCGTGCTGCAACCCGGCGAAACCTTCGGACTCGTCGGTGAATCCGGCTGCGGCAAAACGACCGTCGGGCGCGCCGTCTTGCGGCTTATCGAGCCGTCCAGTGGAAGCGTTGTCTTTCAAGGACACGACCTGCTGCGACTCACAACCTTGGAACTTCGTCGCATGCGCCGCGACATGCAAATCATCTTTCAGGACCCATATGCATCGCTCAACCCGCGCATGCGTGTTGGCGACGCCATTGCTGAACCGCTAATCATTCATGGCGTCGGCAACCCGCAATCACGGCGTGAACGGGTCGCTGAATTACTTCGCCTTGTCGGACTTGATCCCGACTATGCAAACCGGTATCCGCACGAGTTTTCCGGCGGACAACGCCAGCGCATCGGCATTGCGCGCGCGCTGGCGCTGGAGCCGAAATTCATCGTGGCGGACGAGCCGGTTTCGGCCCTTGACGTTTCGGTACAGGCGCAGGTCATCAACTTGCTGGCCGATTTACGGGAGCAGTTTGGACTGACCTACTTATTCATTTCACACGGGCTGGCTGTTGTAGAGCATTTTTGTACGCAGGTTGGTGTGATGTACTTGGGGAAGCTTGTTGAAATCGCCCCGTCCCGCCGCCTGTTTGCCCAGCCGCGTCACCCATACACGCAGGCGTTGCTGGAAAGCATTCCTATTCCTGATCCAACTCGAAGGAAGGTGCGCGCCCCTTTGGCTGGTGACATCCCCAGCCCGCTGTCGCCGCCGTCGGGCTGTCGATTTCATCCGCGTTGTCCAATCGCAGTTGAGGAATGCCGTCATGCGGTCCCGCCACTCCGCGACCTTGGCGACGGTCATCAAGTCGCCTGCTGGCTGGCGGCGTGA
- a CDS encoding putative molybdenum carrier protein, protein MTTASPLFPVSSSLVSPLVIVSGGQTGVDRAALDAARQVGLACTGWCPKGRWAEDGPLPLEYPLIETPEADPEQRTEWNVRDSHATLIIVEDELCGGTYFTLQCALRLRRPCALITLQLRDAPRLAFEWIHRVRPLRLNIAGPRESEHPGIYARSYALLTQVLSSAKVSLLASP, encoded by the coding sequence ATGACAACCGCTTCTCCATTGTTCCCCGTGTCGTCCTCTCTGGTGTCACCTTTGGTGATTGTTTCGGGCGGACAAACCGGCGTTGACCGTGCAGCGCTCGATGCAGCCCGCCAAGTCGGGTTGGCTTGTACGGGCTGGTGTCCCAAGGGACGCTGGGCCGAGGACGGCCCGTTGCCGCTGGAGTATCCACTGATCGAAACCCCGGAAGCCGATCCTGAGCAGCGTACTGAATGGAACGTCCGCGACAGCCATGCCACGCTGATCATTGTTGAGGATGAACTCTGCGGCGGGACATATTTCACGCTGCAGTGTGCGCTCCGGCTGCGCCGGCCCTGCGCGCTGATCACGCTCCAACTACGGGACGCCCCACGGTTGGCCTTTGAGTGGATTCATCGTGTCCGGCCGCTTCGCCTCAATATCGCCGGCCCGCGCGAAAGTGAACATCCCGGCATTTACGCTCGCAGTTATGCGCTCTTGACGCAGGTGCTGAGTTCGGCGAAGGTCTCACTGCTGGCCTCGCCGTAG
- a CDS encoding VWA domain-containing protein — protein sequence MAESQLRAKLRQLFKGHDAAEAEQIAPRLAGIPTERLLFLTGIGAGLAGLSPRTALEFFRVTPEVAAQLTSRELQAWGECGKRLAATNVEAAYNFFQASPQVLEALPAAYRLSAILLTTRQGTLSTRAAVETFKLFPSVVAQMEGTPALHRLLVIVSEVARHSVRHSQDMLRRSPAVVAHIRAFDTPDHALLNRLIELAAAFTYRAGGTAAEFFLAIPDFLTDRTHAHLGILLEHTQAFLERGGSLALHYLRAATAVVQQTDRHGYDAWRPLALTMCAQGNTNSYQFLKLTPEVVGALAETTSGQSLPAAFTLLCETVRELDRLDRLAALECFKSAPLALRQTSIERFRSWALAGLTHCRRDSRAIQAYYGLQSRTSRETLDGGPQPGGVALETVAAVLRLYVEGLTGHSVTIAPLSGTPEQMPIGDGRVIHLPSRVNDFEDEESNFRLYKVLAAHGAGQIEYGTHHADTPALLALHRDFQRAFDAVGARPALAGPVTYRTVLRQFPDPETAMRLFTILENARIDRRLRRAYRGIRRDLDFIAARLRATRPDILQLPPAQQWTEILFRIALCGGVDDETRRRLSEVVTPLEYITTTYLDTPTAEITDTLLATRRVYELIEQFQRADTAEAMLTQVGRQPDDAPAEADASEAAEAEPRSATTSAAPPQPGHSFESWAQEHATLSLENAAAQWLREGAAAHEQQLEATDRAFYYDEWDRELGDYRVAWCRVVERRPTAGTRTFVEMTRARHQGLIASIRHQFQLMKPEALRRITGEVDGEAFDLDAVIDRRIDRRAGLSGDDRLYIKHLRRSRNVAVAFLLDMSSSTARTMTRHPQMPYSRPGRRIIDIEKEGLVIMNEALEAVGDSYAIYGFTSEGRRNVRFYVVKDFDERYDADIEARIGGINYQNNTRLGAAVRHAAWKLGACEARTKLLILLSDGRPYDHDYGDARYAREDSKQALRDARQLGITPFCITIERDADRELKELYGDVGYTVIDDVLSLPEKLPGIYRRLTT from the coding sequence ATGGCCGAGTCTCAGCTCAGAGCCAAGCTCCGACAGTTGTTCAAGGGCCATGACGCCGCTGAAGCGGAACAAATCGCACCGCGATTGGCCGGCATTCCTACGGAACGCCTCCTGTTTCTCACCGGCATCGGCGCCGGCTTGGCCGGGCTATCGCCCCGTACGGCGCTAGAGTTTTTTCGGGTGACGCCGGAGGTGGCGGCGCAACTGACCTCGCGGGAACTTCAGGCATGGGGTGAGTGCGGCAAGCGTTTGGCGGCGACCAACGTCGAAGCGGCGTACAACTTTTTCCAGGCTAGTCCACAAGTGCTGGAGGCTCTGCCGGCGGCGTACCGATTGAGCGCGATTTTGCTGACGACGCGGCAAGGAACGCTCTCCACCCGCGCAGCGGTTGAGACCTTCAAGTTGTTCCCATCGGTCGTGGCGCAAATGGAAGGGACGCCGGCGCTCCACCGACTACTGGTGATTGTGAGCGAAGTCGCCCGCCACTCGGTACGGCACAGTCAGGACATGCTACGCCGGTCGCCCGCTGTCGTTGCTCACATTCGAGCGTTTGACACCCCTGACCACGCCCTGCTCAATCGCTTGATTGAACTGGCCGCCGCCTTTACCTACCGGGCTGGTGGAACGGCCGCCGAGTTTTTCCTTGCCATCCCAGACTTCCTCACTGACCGCACGCATGCGCATCTCGGGATACTGCTTGAACACACGCAGGCGTTTTTGGAGCGCGGCGGAAGCTTAGCGCTGCACTATCTGCGTGCGGCGACGGCGGTCGTCCAGCAAACCGACCGCCATGGCTATGACGCCTGGCGACCGCTGGCGCTTACGATGTGCGCGCAGGGCAACACCAACAGTTATCAGTTCTTGAAACTGACGCCGGAAGTCGTCGGTGCGCTGGCGGAAACGACTTCCGGGCAAAGTCTCCCAGCGGCGTTTACGCTGCTGTGTGAAACCGTGCGAGAGCTTGACCGACTTGACCGGCTCGCAGCGCTGGAATGTTTCAAGTCCGCCCCACTGGCGCTTCGCCAAACCAGCATTGAGCGCTTTCGTAGCTGGGCGCTGGCCGGTCTTACCCACTGCCGCCGGGATAGTCGCGCCATACAGGCATACTACGGTTTGCAGTCACGCACGAGCCGCGAGACGCTAGACGGCGGGCCACAGCCAGGCGGCGTCGCACTGGAAACCGTTGCCGCCGTCCTGCGCCTGTATGTTGAGGGCTTGACCGGCCATTCCGTCACCATTGCCCCGCTTTCCGGTACGCCGGAACAGATGCCGATTGGCGACGGTCGAGTGATTCATCTGCCGAGCCGCGTAAATGATTTTGAGGACGAGGAATCCAACTTCCGGCTTTATAAAGTGCTTGCTGCTCATGGCGCGGGACAGATTGAGTACGGCACACATCACGCCGACACCCCGGCGCTCTTAGCGCTCCACCGCGATTTCCAGCGAGCCTTCGACGCTGTTGGCGCGCGCCCGGCGCTGGCCGGACCGGTCACCTACCGCACGGTGCTCCGGCAGTTCCCCGACCCGGAAACGGCGATGCGGTTGTTTACCATTCTTGAAAACGCGCGGATCGACCGCCGCTTACGCCGCGCTTACCGTGGCATCCGCCGTGATTTGGATTTCATCGCCGCACGCTTGCGCGCCACACGCCCGGACATTCTGCAACTGCCGCCGGCGCAGCAGTGGACGGAGATTCTGTTTCGGATTGCGCTCTGCGGCGGTGTAGACGATGAAACGCGCCGGCGGCTGTCGGAGGTGGTGACGCCTCTGGAGTACATTACCACAACCTACCTTGACACGCCGACTGCCGAGATAACCGATACGCTGTTGGCGACCCGGCGCGTTTACGAACTTATCGAGCAGTTTCAGCGCGCGGATACGGCGGAAGCGATGCTGACCCAAGTCGGCCGCCAACCGGACGACGCGCCCGCCGAAGCTGACGCCTCTGAAGCCGCTGAAGCTGAACCGCGCTCGGCGACGACTTCGGCGGCGCCGCCGCAGCCGGGACACAGCTTTGAAAGTTGGGCACAGGAACACGCCACTCTCTCTTTAGAGAACGCGGCGGCGCAATGGCTGCGCGAAGGCGCGGCGGCCCATGAACAACAGCTCGAAGCGACCGACCGCGCGTTTTATTACGACGAGTGGGACCGTGAACTAGGCGACTATCGCGTTGCTTGGTGTCGCGTCGTCGAACGGCGGCCGACAGCCGGCACTCGTACGTTTGTGGAGATGACGCGCGCTCGTCACCAAGGGCTTATCGCTTCCATCCGCCATCAGTTCCAACTGATGAAACCGGAGGCCCTACGCCGCATTACCGGCGAGGTGGACGGTGAGGCGTTTGATCTTGACGCCGTCATTGACCGGCGCATTGACCGGCGCGCAGGGCTGTCTGGCGACGACAGATTGTACATCAAGCACCTGCGGCGTAGTCGAAACGTCGCCGTCGCGTTTCTCCTCGATATGTCGAGTTCGACGGCGCGCACCATGACGCGCCATCCCCAGATGCCCTACAGCCGTCCGGGTCGGCGCATTATTGACATCGAAAAAGAGGGGCTGGTCATTATGAACGAGGCCCTTGAGGCGGTCGGCGACAGCTATGCGATTTACGGTTTTACGAGTGAAGGCCGGCGCAATGTCCGGTTCTACGTGGTGAAGGACTTTGACGAACGCTACGACGCCGATATTGAGGCGCGCATCGGCGGCATCAACTACCAAAACAACACGCGGCTGGGCGCGGCGGTGCGTCATGCCGCTTGGAAACTCGGCGCGTGTGAAGCCCGCACCAAACTTTTGATTTTGCTGTCCGACGGTCGCCCCTATGACCACGACTACGGCGACGCCCGCTATGCGCGTGAGGACAGCAAGCAGGCGCTCCGTGACGCGCGTCAGTTGGGCATTACCCCGTTTTGCATTACCATCGAGCGCGACGCCGACCGTGAACTCAAAGAGCTTTACGGCGACGTTGGTTATACGGTCATTGACGACGTTCTCAGCCTGCCGGAGAAACTGCCGGGCATTTATCGCCGACTCACGACTTGA
- a CDS encoding cytochrome c biogenesis protein ResB: MLRFLSSVKVGVFLLAVLIVASALGTVIIQKGTSGFTEYYASLLPAERELYEFLGLFDIYHTRWFNLLLLTVSLNIILASLDYFPAAWRYVRKPVVKINQAFVGRQPFQQVVVAKAETAAALKATAAAQLRPWLYRLLPIGAVYRVIETVNPRDGSLTVLTECHAWNRLTAYGVHLALLTIFAGALVGGLFGHKGTTRMVPGQAVNTFVTFGAPNEPVQEFAMPFTLVCTDIEQNLLDPRKPDLSASNTLDWHTRVLIKDTERQVEIPAHIHLNHPFDYRGYRFFQASFDNFGSARTVTIALRPAGSDTGATYVVRREPTDIPGLGRVRLADFIPDVTFQGGRIGSASGEYRRPMAVLDVLGDNPRQLYAFSPEVLETLGDAPFLRAKTEVGDLRVVMTDFEKVSSGHVLQVQYDPGVTTVYVGSALLIVALWLVFFFAHQRLWILIEPLPDGTTRISLAGNTNRNRLAFEKRFQAVAAVLAAAHPDETPPAPSSPATNAL, from the coding sequence GTGCTGCGCTTTCTCAGCTCCGTCAAGGTTGGGGTTTTTCTTCTCGCCGTCCTGATTGTCGCTTCAGCGCTGGGGACGGTCATTATTCAAAAGGGGACGAGCGGCTTTACGGAGTACTACGCCAGTCTGCTGCCGGCGGAGCGCGAGTTGTACGAGTTTTTGGGGCTGTTTGACATCTACCACACGCGCTGGTTCAACCTGTTGCTACTCACCGTCAGTCTCAACATCATTTTGGCCTCGCTTGACTACTTCCCGGCGGCGTGGCGTTATGTCCGCAAGCCGGTCGTCAAAATCAATCAGGCGTTTGTCGGCCGCCAGCCGTTTCAACAGGTCGTCGTCGCTAAGGCGGAGACGGCGGCGGCGCTCAAGGCGACGGCGGCGGCGCAGCTTCGGCCGTGGCTTTACCGCTTGCTTCCGATTGGCGCGGTGTACCGCGTCATCGAAACCGTCAATCCACGCGACGGCAGCTTGACGGTCCTGACGGAGTGCCATGCGTGGAACCGGCTGACGGCTTATGGCGTTCATCTTGCGCTGCTGACGATCTTCGCTGGCGCACTAGTTGGCGGTCTGTTCGGTCACAAAGGGACGACGCGGATGGTTCCGGGGCAGGCGGTGAATACGTTTGTGACCTTTGGTGCGCCGAACGAACCGGTTCAGGAATTTGCGATGCCGTTTACACTGGTGTGTACGGACATCGAACAAAACCTGCTTGACCCGCGCAAGCCAGACCTCAGTGCGTCTAACACCCTTGATTGGCATACGCGGGTTCTCATCAAGGACACGGAGCGGCAAGTTGAAATTCCCGCGCACATTCACCTCAACCATCCATTTGACTACCGGGGTTATCGTTTCTTTCAAGCCAGCTTTGATAACTTTGGCAGTGCGCGGACAGTCACGATTGCGCTGCGTCCTGCCGGAAGCGACACCGGTGCGACATACGTCGTGCGCCGGGAGCCGACCGACATTCCTGGTCTTGGCCGCGTTCGGTTGGCGGATTTCATCCCGGACGTGACCTTTCAGGGCGGACGCATTGGGAGCGCGAGCGGTGAGTACCGGCGGCCGATGGCCGTGCTGGATGTTTTGGGTGACAACCCGCGTCAGCTCTACGCTTTTTCCCCTGAAGTTTTGGAGACGCTTGGCGACGCGCCGTTTCTTAGGGCCAAAACCGAAGTCGGAGACCTGCGCGTGGTTATGACCGACTTTGAGAAGGTGTCGAGCGGGCATGTTTTGCAGGTTCAGTACGACCCCGGCGTAACGACCGTTTACGTTGGTTCGGCGCTGTTGATCGTAGCGCTGTGGCTGGTTTTTTTCTTTGCGCACCAACGGCTGTGGATTCTCATTGAGCCGCTGCCTGATGGAACGACGCGCATCAGTTTGGCCGGCAACACCAACCGCAACCGGCTTGCCTTTGAGAAGCGGTTTCAAGCAGTCGCGGCGGTCTTGGCGGCGGCGCACCCAGACGAGACGCCGCCTGCGCCTTCATCTCCGGCGACGAACGCCCTGTGA